A single genomic interval of bacterium harbors:
- a CDS encoding SIS domain-containing protein: MNYSEYVEENRLALESVDRAALQQMEIGLLEARMRDSQVFFFGNGGSAASASHAVGDIVKTAKGDRDSGGVRAVSISEMQALFTAYSNDTSFEEAGSGVLHDLGRPGDILVLISVSGRSPNLLAAAKTASAMGMEVWSLVGSNGDALVELSSVAIKISSQDYQVVENAHMSLIHYLTKVLQRAPVS, encoded by the coding sequence CTCGGAGTACGTGGAAGAAAATCGGCTCGCTCTTGAGAGTGTTGACAGAGCTGCCCTTCAACAAATGGAGATTGGCTTACTAGAAGCTCGAATGCGCGATTCGCAAGTCTTCTTCTTTGGAAATGGGGGTTCCGCGGCATCCGCTTCTCACGCCGTGGGCGACATAGTCAAGACCGCCAAAGGTGACAGGGATTCAGGGGGGGTACGGGCGGTTTCGATTTCGGAGATGCAGGCATTATTCACCGCCTATTCCAACGACACTTCTTTCGAAGAAGCTGGTTCTGGTGTGCTGCATGACCTGGGGCGACCAGGAGATATCTTGGTGCTAATTTCGGTAAGCGGACGATCTCCAAATTTGTTGGCAGCGGCGAAGACGGCGTCAGCCATGGGAATGGAGGTTTGGTCTCTTGTGGGGTCAAACGGCGATGCACTTGTTGAGCTTTCGAGTGTTGCAATCAAGATTTCATCACAGGATTATCAAGTTGTGGAAAATGCCCACATGTCTCTAATTCACTATCTCACCA